The Lagopus muta isolate bLagMut1 chromosome 6, bLagMut1 primary, whole genome shotgun sequence sequence ATTTGGAGTAATCCAAGATACAGAGGTCAGGGAGGTTGATGCCCGGCATTTCATCTCTGCAGCCATGCCTTCAGTGACGTTCAGGTCTGCTGGTGGCTCCACTATGACTGGAGCATAACACGTGAAGTAGTTCAGATCCAGCTCACCAATGTACCTTCCTTTCAAACTGGGAGGTGTGTGGCAACGGGCACAGCATGCAGTATTAGAGGGTGCCTTGTCTTTAATCCACCAGCTGAGCCAAAGGATATCACAGTTGCAGTTCCAAGGATTGTGATGCAAGTGGATCCTTTCTAGACGAAGTGGTGTGAACAGGTCATGAGGCAGTAGTGTTAGATTGTTGTGTGCCAGATTGATCTCCACAAGTGATTGAAGGTTATCAAAAGCATTCCTTTCTATCACTTGAATCTGGGACTGTATCATCCACAATTTCTGAAGATGCATTAACCCTTGGAAGGAACCTGGCCGGATGGCAGTCAAGTGATTTCCAGAAAGGTCTAACTCATCCAGTTTTACAAGTGGGGTGAGGTTAGGAATCTCTCGCAGATTGCACATGGCAAGGTTCAAATATCTTAAGTTGGACAGACCTTCAAAGGCACCTTCTGAGATGTATGAAAGCCTTTTCAATTCTCCCAAATCCAGTCTCCGGAGAGAAGGGATTCTGTTAAAAGCATAAGAGGGTATGCTCTCAATGGGGTTGTTTCTCAACCAAAGTTCCTTCAGTTTTGATAAGTATACAAAAGCTCCATTTGGGATAGTGGTCAGACGATTGTCAAAGAGTTCCAAAGTATTAAGATTGGCCAGACCATTGAAGGCCCCTATTTCAATTGTTCTGATGTGattcctgctgagctgcagtatTTCTAAGTGCCTCAGATGCTTGAAGCTATTCACCTTAATGATTTGGATCTGGTTCTCATGTAGGTTGAGTAACCGGGTGTTGGTGGAGATGCCGTCTGGCACGTCTCTCAGATTTTTCCGTACACAAATCACTTTACTGAACTGgttgctgcaggagcagactGAAGGGCAAGTTTGAGCCCTCACTAGACCAGCT is a genomic window containing:
- the LRRC4C gene encoding leucine-rich repeat-containing protein 4C, with translation MLNKMTLHPQQIMIGPRFNRALFDPLLVVLLALQLLVVAGLVRAQTCPSVCSCSNQFSKVICVRKNLRDVPDGISTNTRLLNLHENQIQIIKVNSFKHLRHLEILQLSRNHIRTIEIGAFNGLANLNTLELFDNRLTTIPNGAFVYLSKLKELWLRNNPIESIPSYAFNRIPSLRRLDLGELKRLSYISEGAFEGLSNLRYLNLAMCNLREIPNLTPLVKLDELDLSGNHLTAIRPGSFQGLMHLQKLWMIQSQIQVIERNAFDNLQSLVEINLAHNNLTLLPHDLFTPLRLERIHLHHNPWNCNCDILWLSWWIKDKAPSNTACCARCHTPPSLKGRYIGELDLNYFTCYAPVIVEPPADLNVTEGMAAEMKCRASTSLTSVSWITPNGSVMTHGAYRVRIAVLSDGTLNFTKVTVQDTGLYTCMVSNSVGNTTASATLNVTALDNPGYTYFSTVTVETVEPSQDEAQTTEQVGPTPVTNWETTNMTTSLTPQSTRSTEKTFTIPVTDANNGIPGIDEVMKTTKIIIGCFVAITLMAAVMLVIFYKMRKQHHRQNHHAPTRTVEIINVDDELTGDTPLESHLPMPAIEHEHLNHYNSYKSPFNHTTTVNTINSIHSSVHEPLLIRMNSKDNVQETQI